Within the Syntrophales bacterium genome, the region CCGAAATCACCGACATCGCCTGCGAGAAGTGCGGGAAGCCCATGGCGATCCGCCGGGGACGATTCGGACGCTTCCTGGGCTGCACCGGTTATCCGGCATGCAAGAACATCCAGAAGCTTCCCCCGCAATCATGACCGGGTCCCCTCCGCGGGATAAGCGGAAACCTTCATGACGACGCGCCAGCCCACGATCATCGTAGGCGGAGGCCTCGCCGGCTGCGAAGCCGCCTGGCAGCTTCTGCGCCGGGGCCATCCGGTGGAGATGCGGGAGATGAAGCCCTCCCGGTATTCGCCGGCCCACCGCTCGCCCTTGCTGGCAGAGCTGGTTTGCAGTAACTCCCTCCGTTCCGGCCGCGTCGAGGACGCCCCGGGCCTCCTGAAGGAGGAGATGCGGCGGCTGGACTCCCTCCTGATGGACGCGGCCGACGCCACGGCCGTTCCCGCCGGCCGGGCCCTGGCGGTGGACCGGACCCTGTTTTCGCACCGGATTGAGGAAGCCCTGGTGAAACAGGACCGTTTCCGGCTCGTGCATGAAGAAGTGACGGAGATCCCCGAGGACCGGACGGTCATTCTCGCCTCGGGCCCCCTGACCTCTGACTCCCTCGCCGAATCCATCGCCCGCCTCACCGGACGCGGCTATCTCCACTTCTACGACGCCATCTCCCCCATCGTGGAGGCCGAGACCATCGACCGCACCCGCGTCTTTTCCGCCTCCCGGTACGACGCCGGCGAGGGGGACTACCTGAACTGCCCGCTGGGCCGGGAGGAGTACGAGCGGTTTCACACCGCCCTGACGACGGGGGAGGAAGTGCCCCTGCACGACTTCGAGGAGGCCCGGTTCTTCGAGGGCTGCCTGCCCGTGGAGGTCCTGGCGAAACGGGGAGCCCTCGCCCTGGCGTACGGCCCCATGAAGCCCGTCGGGCTTACGGATCCCCGCACCGGGCGTCCTCCGTTCGCCGTCGTCCAGCTCCGGCGGGAAAACCTGGAAGGAACGCTCTACAATCTCGTCGGATTCCAGACGAAGCTCACCCGGCCGGAGCAGGCGCGGATCTTCCGGATGATCCCGGGGCTGGAGAACGCCGGGTTCGCCCGGTACGGGAGCATCCACCGGAACACGTTCATCGACTCCCCTACCCTTCTGGATTCCTCCCTTCAACTCCGGGGCCGGGAGGGAATCTTCTTCGCCGGCCAGATCACCGGCGTGGAGGGATACATCGAATCGGCGGCCATGGGCCTGCTGGCGGGGCTGAACGTCGCCTTCCGCCTGGAGGGAAACGCTCTCCCCCCGCCGGGGAAGGAAACGGCGATCGGCGCCCTGCTTCACCACATCACGGAGTCGGGCCGAAAGGATTTCCAGCCGATGAACGTCAATTTCGGCCTGTTCACCCCCCTGGGGCTGAAGCTCCGCCGCCGGTTTCGCGGGGAGGCCTATGCCCGCCGCGCCCTGGAGGCGCTGGAACAGTGGAAACGATCCCTTTGAGGAAAAGGATCTCCCTGGATCCCGCCGTGACGGCCCTGATCGCCCTCTCGTGCCTGTGGGGCTACAACTGGGTGGTCATGAAGGAGGCCCTGAAGTATTCCGGTCCCTTCGATTTTGCAGCCCTCCGTATGGTCGTCGGCGTGGTCTGCCTCTTCGGCCTGCTCCTCTGGCGCCGCAAATCGATCCGCCCGAAACGGCCTCTCCAGACGTTCGTCCTGGGCTTTGTGGGCACAACCGTCACCATCGGTGCCGTCACCTGGGCCCTGGCCCTCGGCTCGGTCGGGCGCACGGCCATCCTGGTCTACACGATGCCCTTCTGGGTGCTGCTCCTGGCCTGGCCCATCCTGGGGGAGCGGATCCGGGGGAACCAGTGGATTCCGACGGTATTGGCCTTTGCGGGCCTCCTGATCATCCTCGATCCCGGACACATGCACGGATCGGCCCTGGCGAAAATCCTGGCTGTCGTGTCGGGCGTCGGCTGGGGCCTGGGCGCCGTTGTCACGAAGATCATGCGCGGGAAAACGGAATTCGACCTCGTCTCCCTGACGACCTGGCAGATGCTCTTCGGCACGATCCCGCTGGTCGTGATCGCCCTCATTGTTCCCGAAGAGCCGGTCCGCTGGACGCCGTCCTTCATCGCGGCCCTTGTCTACAGCGGTGTCTTCAGCAACGCCGTGTCGGTCCTCCTGTGGTTCTACATCCTCGAAAAGCTGTCCGCCGGGGCGGCCAGCATGGGGACCCTGGCGACGCCGGTTATCGGCATGACGGCCTCCTTTATCCAGCTGGGCGAGCGCCCCTCTCCCTGGGAGGGGGCGGGCATGATCCTGATCCTCGTCGCCCTCGGCCTCCTGACCTACATCGGCTACCGCCAGTCCCGGCTCCTGAAGCTGCCGTGAGCCTCCAAAGATAATGGGGACGGATTTGAAAGCCGCTCTCCTCTTTTCTTTGACGTCGTATCATGGCACGGGGGCTGCCACGGGGGCTCCCGCCGTCGCGGCCATTTTTCCCGCTATCCGTCGTCGACGATCAGGAAGGCTGGAGGGATGGGAAAAATGTCCCAATTGCTCCTCTGGGAACCCCCGGTCGCGCCCCCGCGAACGTCGGTCGGGGAGGGGGGCTTCCCGGAGCGCGAATAGCGGCTTTTTCGGGGCACCCTGCCGTCGCAGCGCAGCGCCCGCAAAGTCATCTGTCTGAGCGCCCCTGGGCGCGAGTTATGACTTTGCAGCGGAGCGAGACGTTGCAGGGTCGAAAAAACGCTTCTGAGCGCGAGGGAAGCCCTGCTCCCATATACCAGCCCCCATTCGCGTCTGATTCTCTATAAAAAAGAAGAAATAAGGAAAGGGGAGCGGATTTCAAATCCGTTCCCCTTTCCTTTGCCGCAGCCGGTGGGTTCGTTCCAGTCCGTGATCGCGGGGGCAGACCCTCAGGCCTTTCCCCTTCTTGACTTCCTCTTCGGCGCCTTTTCCGGCGCCAGGGCCTTCTTCAGGGATTCCAGTCCCTGCCGGATCTCCGTCGTTCCCCGGTAGGTGCGAACATCCGAAGGGGAGTACTGCACCATCATGGTCGGTGTGGAACTGATCTTATGCCGCTGGATGATCTCATCCAGGGCTTTGAAAGCCGGTTTCACGTCATGGGGAGACAGCCGGACGTGGCGTGCCTGGAGCGCCCCCGTAAGGTCGGCGTCCGATCCCGGGGCGCTCCCTTTCGCCAGGTCAAACAGCTGGCGGCGCGCCTGCAGGACGTCCCGATAGTCGTTCGCGGCCCGGACGGCATAGAGAAAATACTTTGCATAAAGCACGGTCTGCCTGTGAATGGGCATGTCCACAAACATCACCGTCGCCTGCTCGTTCTTCAGGACCGCTTCCAGGACCGGTTCCAGGTCCTTTTCCACGGATTGGCAGGGTTGACAGAAATAGTCCGTGAAGATGGTGACGGCGATCTTCCCCTTCCCGAACGAGGGTACGGGGGATTCATCCGCCCCGTAGGCGGGTGTTATCGAGCCGGAAAACGCGGCTATCATGACCAGATACCCCGCCAGCGCCACACCGATCAGCGGCAGGCGCAGGTTCTTCAGAAACGGAATGACGGCCTCTCCGGGCAGGTACAGAAGGCTTCGCAGCATACCTTTATCTCCCTTTCCCCTGAACTCGTAGTTGACGACGTATGCCGCCAGCAGAATCCCCGCAAATGTCAGGCAGAACGGACAAAAGACGTCTTCCCGGACCTGGAAGGCGAGCAGGTGCACCTCCCCGCCCAGGGCGCCGGCCAGCAGGATCCGGATCAGCCAGGGCTGCCGCGCCAGGACCAGGACGATCAGGGCCGCCATGAATCCGATTCCCACGTGTTTGAGGTCGATGCCGAAAAGATCGCCCTGGAGATAGCTGCAGTCGGTCTCGCAGAGATTGTAGTAAACCATGACTGCGATGCCTGCCGCGGCCAGGAGACCCGTCAGGAGGCTCCGCCAGATCGGGTTCTCGCGAGGCTTCACGGAGGCATTTTCCGTGGGCATTTCGTTCCCTCGTTTGTGAAGATTGTCCATCTGAGGCAATGACGCCGGACCGGCTTCCGACGGGCGAGTTTTTTGCACGTTTTTTCGTTTTTGTAAAGTCCCCCCTGGCCTCGGGAAGTGCGATCCCGATCCCACAATTTTGTGGAAAAAACTCCCGATGTGTCTATAATCGCGGACCCGACAACCCGGAGGCCCCGTTGTGAATCCTCAGAGGCAGAAGGAGCGCGTGGCGCTCCTGTCCGTCACGTCCAATTCCATCCTGGTGGTCATGAAGCTCGTCATCGGCCTCATGATCGGCTCCGTGTCGATCAT harbors:
- the trmFO gene encoding methylenetetrahydrofolate--tRNA-(uracil(54)-C(5))-methyltransferase (FADH(2)-oxidizing) TrmFO: MTTRQPTIIVGGGLAGCEAAWQLLRRGHPVEMREMKPSRYSPAHRSPLLAELVCSNSLRSGRVEDAPGLLKEEMRRLDSLLMDAADATAVPAGRALAVDRTLFSHRIEEALVKQDRFRLVHEEVTEIPEDRTVILASGPLTSDSLAESIARLTGRGYLHFYDAISPIVEAETIDRTRVFSASRYDAGEGDYLNCPLGREEYERFHTALTTGEEVPLHDFEEARFFEGCLPVEVLAKRGALALAYGPMKPVGLTDPRTGRPPFAVVQLRRENLEGTLYNLVGFQTKLTRPEQARIFRMIPGLENAGFARYGSIHRNTFIDSPTLLDSSLQLRGREGIFFAGQITGVEGYIESAAMGLLAGLNVAFRLEGNALPPPGKETAIGALLHHITESGRKDFQPMNVNFGLFTPLGLKLRRRFRGEAYARRALEALEQWKRSL
- a CDS encoding EamA family transporter, whose protein sequence is METIPLRKRISLDPAVTALIALSCLWGYNWVVMKEALKYSGPFDFAALRMVVGVVCLFGLLLWRRKSIRPKRPLQTFVLGFVGTTVTIGAVTWALALGSVGRTAILVYTMPFWVLLLAWPILGERIRGNQWIPTVLAFAGLLIILDPGHMHGSALAKILAVVSGVGWGLGAVVTKIMRGKTEFDLVSLTTWQMLFGTIPLVVIALIVPEEPVRWTPSFIAALVYSGVFSNAVSVLLWFYILEKLSAGAASMGTLATPVIGMTASFIQLGERPSPWEGAGMILILVALGLLTYIGYRQSRLLKLP
- a CDS encoding thioredoxin domain-containing protein, with the protein product MPTENASVKPRENPIWRSLLTGLLAAAGIAVMVYYNLCETDCSYLQGDLFGIDLKHVGIGFMAALIVLVLARQPWLIRILLAGALGGEVHLLAFQVREDVFCPFCLTFAGILLAAYVVNYEFRGKGDKGMLRSLLYLPGEAVIPFLKNLRLPLIGVALAGYLVMIAAFSGSITPAYGADESPVPSFGKGKIAVTIFTDYFCQPCQSVEKDLEPVLEAVLKNEQATVMFVDMPIHRQTVLYAKYFLYAVRAANDYRDVLQARRQLFDLAKGSAPGSDADLTGALQARHVRLSPHDVKPAFKALDEIIQRHKISSTPTMMVQYSPSDVRTYRGTTEIRQGLESLKKALAPEKAPKRKSRRGKA